GGTAAATTGTCCGAGGATTGCTTAGAGCTTTCCATTATTGAGGCATGCTATTTGATGGAAAGCGGACGTTTGGACATTTATGAAAATGACAAGAAATGTGATGTGAATTACATAATTGATCTAATCAAGGAAGAGGAGATTTACGGCAAATACCTTGTTTATAGGGATTTGAAAAACAGAGGTTACATTATCAAGACAGGATTCAAGTACGGATCTGAATTCAGGCTTTATGAAAGGGGTACCGGTCCAGGTCATGCACACTCTGACTTCCTGGTAAAGGTATTGTATGAAACAAATGAGGTTAATGTATTGGACTTTGCAAGCTATGTGAGAGTTTCCCACGGTGTGAACAAGAAACTGTTGCTTGCTGTCGTTGATGACGATTTGGACGTTACCTATTATAACATAGAGTGGACTCGTCCATAGCTATTTTTAAGTTAATTTCATTATTTTAATTTTCATTTTTTCTTAAGGATTTTTTTAAGACTTTCTTAAGAATTATTTTTAATATTTTTTATAATTTGATAGCTATTTTTTTTAATTTTTCATTAGTTATTTTTATTAACTTGTAAATCATATTTAATTAATAGCATATTAATTAGAATTAAAATTATAATTAAAAATAAATTAAAACTAAAATTAATGCAATAATTATTATAAATTTTTAGATAAAAATTTTAAATAATTTTAATTAAAAATATGCATAATTATTTAAATACTTACAATAAAAAACATAATAATTATTATTCAATTATTCAATTTAAGCAAAGATATTATATTTAAGGTGATTTTTTGATTGATCCATGGGGCTCATCTATAGTAGATTATGATAAATTAGTTAATCAGTTTGGTATAAAAGACTTTTCAGAACTTATAGGAAAGATTGAAGATCCTGCAAGATTGATGAAAAGAGGAGTTATTTTTGGCCATAGGGACTTTGATAAATTGGTTCCATTAATCAATGGCAAGAAGGACTTTGCAGTAATGACTGGAATGATGCCAAGTGGCCAGATGCACATTGGCCATAAGATGGTCATTGACCAATTGAAATGGTATTTTGAAAAAGGCGCTTCATTATCCTTGTCAATTGCAGATATGGAATCATATGCTGCAAGGGGAATCAGTTTTGAAAAGGCAAAGGAAATTGCTATCAATGAGTATTTGGCAAATTACATTGCTTTAGGTCTTGACTTAACTGCAGATAATGTAAATGTCTATTTACAGTCCCAAAACAAAACATTGAATGACTTGACATTCAAGATTGCAAAAAGGGTCAATTTCAACAATATGCATGCAATTTACGGATTTAATGCAAGCACTAACATTGCACATCTATACGTTCCATTAGTTCAGGTTGCAGACATTTTGCTTCCTCAAACTGAAGAATTCGGTGGGCCAAAGCAAGTGGTTGTTCCTGTAGGTGTAGACCAGGACCCTCATTTAAGGTTAACAAGAGACATTGCAGCTAAATTGAATGAGGAGTATGGATTTTTAGCTCCTGCTTCCACTTATCATAGATTCTTGACAGGCCTTACTGGAGACAAGATGTCAAGCAGCAAGCCAAACACTGCAATCTACTTGAATGAAACTCCAAAACAAGCTGAGAAAAAGGTCAAATCATCTAAAACCGGTGGAAGAGAAACCCTTGATGAGCAAAAGGAGTTAGGCGGAAGGCCTGATGAATGTGTAATCTATGAAATGCTTGTTTACCATTTGGTTGATGATGACAAGGAGCTTGAAAAGATCCGTGAGGAATGTGTAAATGGTGAGCTCATGTGCGGACATTGTAAGGTTCATGCAGCAGAGCTTATGAAAGATTTCTTTGAAGACTTGAAGGTAAAGCAAGAGGAATCCGTAGAGATTGCTGAATCATTGTTTGATTAAGTCAATTGGTAAATTAAGAAATCTTTTTATTAAAATTATTATGAAAAACATCTTAGGATGATTAGTATGGATATTAAACATTATTTAAGAATAGCTAAGGAAGAGACAAAAGCAGCATTTTCAAATAATAAATGGCTCTTATTGTTTTCAACAGTATTGTTTGTGATTCCTCTTCTCATTGGTTATTTTTATGCAGATAGTATTTCAGAGTACATCCAGCCTATGGTGGATAATTTTCAGAAGCAGGTGGATGAAGGTGTAATTACCCTAACCACCCATTCAATTTTCACAAATAATGTAACTGTAGCGTTTATATTATATGCTCTTGGAGCTTTAGGTGGAGTGTTAGGTGCTATTATTTTAATTAATAATGGATTGTTCATTGGTTATTTTGGTGCAGATTTCAATATTTACGCTTACTTGGCATTAACTGTGCCTCATGGAATATTTGAAATTCCAGCAATCATTATAGCTACTACCGGTGGTTTTGTACTCCTTTCATTTGTACTTCATTTCATATGGAACCTAAGGTCTCCAGACTATTCCTATTTGGACATTTTCGATCCATATTTTTCTGATGTGAAGATCACTTTCAAGCAAAGGTGTTATGCATCATTTAAAATGAATCAAAACAAGATAAAGGAGTCTTTTGTATTCTTATGCCTTGCTGTAATCCTATTGATTATTGCAGCATTCATCGAAGCGAATATAACTGTGCCTCTTGCAGGTAAGCTATTGCCATTTTTCGGTTTAAGCATGGGTTAATTAGTTTTTATTTTTTTAATTCTTTTTTTACTCTTTTATTCTTTTTATTCTTATTACTCTTTTCATTTTTTTTAATTTTTTTAATTTTTTTAGATTTTTACTTTTTTATTTATTTAAGAAACTTAACTAATCTTAAAATAAGTTTTTATACTATAATGACTATAATTATATGATGTATATTAATTATAATCTAATTTTTTGAAAATTTTATAATTAATCATTAAAAATAATTTTAATTAATCAAAATTATTATTCATCAAAAAAATTTAATGTGATAAAATGATTAGATGTGTGTCTTGTGGAGAAGAATACGAAGATGATGAAGTTATCTACAATTGTAAAAAATGTGGGTCTGTCTTGGAAGTAGAAGTGGAAGTTGATGTTCCTAAATCTACTTTTGAAGGTAGAAGAGATAACTTATGGAAATACAAAGAATGCTTGCCTGTTGATGCGAGCAAAAGAGTTTCCTTGGATGAAGGAGGAACTCCATTCTGCAGATGTGAAAAATTAGGTAAGGAACTTGGAATTGACCTTTACGTTAAAGTGGAAGGATCAAACCCTACAGGCAGTTTCAAGGACAGAGGAATGACCATCGGTATGACCAAAGCTATGATGCT
This uncultured Methanobrevibacter sp. DNA region includes the following protein-coding sequences:
- the endA gene encoding tRNA-intron lyase; the encoded protein is MRGDLCEGIVTIKIEEGNQRAVSLNQKSQFGKLSEDCLELSIIEACYLMESGRLDIYENDKKCDVNYIIDLIKEEEIYGKYLVYRDLKNRGYIIKTGFKYGSEFRLYERGTGPGHAHSDFLVKVLYETNEVNVLDFASYVRVSHGVNKKLLLAVVDDDLDVTYYNIEWTRP
- a CDS encoding tryptophan--tRNA ligase, translating into MIDPWGSSIVDYDKLVNQFGIKDFSELIGKIEDPARLMKRGVIFGHRDFDKLVPLINGKKDFAVMTGMMPSGQMHIGHKMVIDQLKWYFEKGASLSLSIADMESYAARGISFEKAKEIAINEYLANYIALGLDLTADNVNVYLQSQNKTLNDLTFKIAKRVNFNNMHAIYGFNASTNIAHLYVPLVQVADILLPQTEEFGGPKQVVVPVGVDQDPHLRLTRDIAAKLNEEYGFLAPASTYHRFLTGLTGDKMSSSKPNTAIYLNETPKQAEKKVKSSKTGGRETLDEQKELGGRPDECVIYEMLVYHLVDDDKELEKIREECVNGELMCGHCKVHAAELMKDFFEDLKVKQEESVEIAESLFD
- a CDS encoding stage II sporulation protein M — encoded protein: MDIKHYLRIAKEETKAAFSNNKWLLLFSTVLFVIPLLIGYFYADSISEYIQPMVDNFQKQVDEGVITLTTHSIFTNNVTVAFILYALGALGGVLGAIILINNGLFIGYFGADFNIYAYLALTVPHGIFEIPAIIIATTGGFVLLSFVLHFIWNLRSPDYSYLDIFDPYFSDVKITFKQRCYASFKMNQNKIKESFVFLCLAVILLIIAAFIEANITVPLAGKLLPFFGLSMG